The window ACTGTTAACACAAACTATCCAGTTGTGATATTACACCCAGCAACACTAATATAGTTCAAAAGTAAAACAAAGTTCATGTAGTAATAAATATTACAAGGCTTGAGAATTAATAATTGACATAACTACGGGAAAAAAAGGCACAATCCATATATACAGCATCATTATATAAAATAAAAACACTGGATGGTCACAATCATTTGACAGAATGGCACTGACTGCATGGCTTCTTGATATTTAGCTTAACATTAGGGGGGACCTTCCCAACGATGTATTTTTCGATAGCCAAAACTGCTTTGTGGGCTTCTCTGATCATACGCTGTCCTGTATGAGGGCTGCAATCACCAATTTCGTGGACAGTTAACCTAtcaacatgttcataaccaccaACATATATGGGGTCCAGTTTAAGATTCTCAAGTGATGTTGCATTGTCAAGAATATGGCAAGTTAGCTCAATCATGCTCTTTGCAGAGCAAAATCCATCGATCTTCACGTTCTTGATGCTGGCGTGGTGGTGTCCTGGCATCTTTCTGAGAAGAGAGGAATCCCCAGATACAGGATCATGCTTCATGCGAGTCTGACATACCTGCACAGGTATAACATACATGAATTACCGGTTCCTCGTGATAAGATTTTGGGATGGAGGAGGTATAAGATACCTTCACAAGACAGAAGAGCGACTTACAGACAATTTGAAAGTTTCCAACACAGGACAAGCATCCAGGAAAAAAGCTAGAGACAAATAATCATAAGCTGGGGAAAAGGCCCCTTCTGCAACAGAGAGACAAATCTCCAATAGCTTGAGGTGCAGGAATTTGGCAGTTATGATTGGTGTATTAAGAACCTGCATAAAAGCATGTAGGTTAATTATATTCTAAGACATGCTTATTACTACAACAGCAACATCAACAATGGCTAATCAAATAATAGTGCTGGTTACTCTTCAAATAATAAATATAGAGTTCAATGTACCTCGCCAGCTGAAGAAATGCCAAGAGTTTCAAGATTTGGCATAATCCGTGGAAGATCGGCACGGGCATAATAAACGAGGTTATACTCAAAGGCCCACAACATCTCTAGGTTATTCACTCGCAATGAATCTCCAAATGGAAGTCGTACGAGAGTAGTATCAATACGAACTGTACAAAGATTCGGAGCTTTGTTCTCTATCAGTTCCAGTGTTTTGCATCCAAACACTGTCAGGTGGTTGAACTGGTTTAGCAGGCACGGTATCTTCAAGCAAGTGATCTTATTGCATTGGCTAAGATTCAACTCCTTCAAAACAAGAGAATTAGAAAGAAGGCACCCTAACTCATCACCAGTGATGTGTACCCGAGACAGATGCAGCTTTCTCAAGCAACCAAGTCCAGCCACGGGATGGAAGGCACAACCTTTGAGGTTTAGATAACTAATTGATTTTCCATTTCCATTGAATAAAAGTGAGCATGGGAAGTTGTAGTACTTTGCATCGTATACTACAGGCAGCGAAAGTACAAGCTCTTCAAGCCCTGGGTTAACAGCAACCTGAAGCCAACTTTTGAGATGCCTGGTGTAGATACGAGAACCACAGTGTTCAAGCTTGAATATCTTCACACCAATGCCTGCGCGTTTTTCCATAATTTGGTCAACTATTTTGGTGAACTTCCAAGCTAGTGTATCACTTCCACATATTTTCTCACTGAAGGTGCGTTTCACACCCAGTGTTTCCTGACTGAAGGTGAGGTTGGGGTGGCATCTCCAGGAACGTAAAAATTCACGAGACACGCAGCCAGCTCGGGCAGCATCAGGTAGTGGTAGTAGGGCATGTATATGACACCAGATGTCCTTCAAAAATATAAGGACGGAAGAAAAAGTTAATGGATGGAGTAAATTATACACGCCAGGCGCTCAGTGCAAAGTGTGACAGATTATAAAGTAAAATATCAGTTGAATGTGGTTGTGGTGGGAAAACTAAGTATTACATCAACAAGTGTTTTCCCAAAAAGGTCACCTGTCCCTAACAGGGTTATTACTTATTCCTAAAAGGCACAATAGTGAAATCAATACTCTGGTGTGAACTTTCAAGCTAGCAGAAAGTGCAGAGGAAATAGACTCTTCTTTTCCTTGCCGAAACTTGGTTAGAGTATAATATTTCAAGAATGTACTGAAGTATCGGACTTATGCTCAAATTTATCAAAACTGACCAATTGTTAGTTTGAATGTGCATACTTATTGCAGTCCAAAGGCTGAAAGATtacttccttctttctgaagtaCCTTTACATAGGCTACTATAGTTTGAATGAGCATGCTTATTGCAAGACAAGTATTCCATCTTCAGCATTCTATGTCGTACCTCTGGAAGTTCTGGCCCTGAATATCGCATTATTTTGGTGCCTTGAGAATAGTCATCTTGTTCACAGGATGGCCTCGTTCTTTTAGCCACTGAAGCAATCGATGTACCTACAATTAATACATCATGCATGATCATGAATTAATTATGCAAACACTAGAAGAAAGCAACAAATTAAACTCAAGCACATAAGTGCAGACACACAGAGATTCTACTTGTTTCCATCATCTAACTTTTGCATAGCAACACAACAActaagcctttagtcccaaacaagtcggggtaggctagagctgaaacccataagatctcgaaACCAACTCATAGTTCCGGCACGTGGATAGCTaacttccacgcacccctgtccatggcTAGTTCTTTTGTGATATTCCAGTCTTTCAGATCTCTCTTCACGGTCTCCTCCCATGTCAAGTTTGGTCTAcccg is drawn from Aegilops tauschii subsp. strangulata cultivar AL8/78 chromosome 1, Aet v6.0, whole genome shotgun sequence and contains these coding sequences:
- the LOC109784296 gene encoding uncharacterized protein, coding for MELAELIIAMKKRRRQIQADSKPANPTPGTSIASVAKRTRPSCEQDDYSQGTKIMRYSGPELPEDIWCHIHALLPLPDAARAGCVSREFLRSWRCHPNLTFSQETLGVKRTFSEKICGSDTLAWKFTKIVDQIMEKRAGIGVKIFKLEHCGSRIYTRHLKSWLQVAVNPGLEELVLSLPVVYDAKYYNFPCSLLFNGNGKSISYLNLKGCAFHPVAGLGCLRKLHLSRVHITGDELGCLLSNSLVLKELNLSQCNKITCLKIPCLLNQFNHLTVFGCKTLELIENKAPNLCTVRIDTTLVRLPFGDSLRVNNLEMLWAFEYNLVYYARADLPRIMPNLETLGISSAGEVLNTPIITAKFLHLKLLEICLSVAEGAFSPAYDYLSLAFFLDACPVLETFKLSVCQTRMKHDPVSGDSSLLRKMPGHHHASIKNVKIDGFCSAKSMIELTCHILDNATSLENLKLDPIYVGGYEHVDRLTVHEIGDCSPHTGQRMIREAHKAVLAIEKYIVGKVPPNVKLNIKKPCSQCHSVK